From the Flavobacterium galactosidilyticum genome, one window contains:
- a CDS encoding PPK2 family polyphosphate kinase: MKSIDPDDFKVVENIKLSQIPTNLEIGASDDKKENKLEKVSEKLSELQDVMYAHNRYGVLICLQGMDTSGKDSLIREVFKGFNSRGVVVHSFKTPNSAELEHDYLWRHYLALPEKGKFAIFNRSHYENVLVTRVHPEYIMNENLPGIESVADITPEFWQNRMEQIKNFEKHITQNGIIVLKFYLHLSKEEQRQRLLRRLEEGKHNWKFSTGDLKEREHWDEYMDYYEKAINNTSTASAPWYVIPADDKEMARYIVGKIIWEEMQKHTDIKNPEIDDKVKANIEMYKDILAKE; this comes from the coding sequence ATGAAGTCTATAGATCCCGATGATTTTAAAGTAGTTGAAAACATTAAGTTATCACAAATACCAACAAATTTAGAAATTGGTGCGAGTGACGACAAAAAAGAGAACAAGCTTGAAAAAGTGAGTGAGAAGCTTAGTGAATTGCAAGATGTGATGTATGCGCACAATAGATACGGCGTTTTGATTTGTCTTCAAGGTATGGATACGTCGGGTAAAGACAGTTTGATTCGAGAGGTTTTCAAAGGTTTTAATTCACGTGGAGTAGTGGTACATAGTTTCAAAACACCAAATTCAGCGGAACTAGAACATGATTATTTATGGCGTCATTATTTAGCTTTACCCGAAAAAGGGAAGTTCGCTATTTTTAATAGGTCGCACTATGAAAATGTTTTGGTGACTAGGGTTCATCCGGAATATATAATGAACGAGAATTTACCAGGAATAGAGTCAGTGGCTGATATTACTCCTGAGTTTTGGCAAAATAGGATGGAGCAAATTAAGAATTTTGAGAAACATATTACACAAAACGGAATTATAGTATTGAAATTCTATTTACACTTGAGCAAGGAAGAACAAAGACAGCGCTTATTACGCCGATTGGAGGAAGGAAAACACAACTGGAAATTCTCGACGGGTGATTTAAAAGAAAGAGAACACTGGGATGAATATATGGATTATTATGAAAAAGCTATAAACAACACATCGACAGCATCAGCTCCTTGGTATGTTATTCCGGCTGACGATAAGGAAATGGCGCGTTATATTGTGGGTAAAATTATTTGGGAAGAAATGCAGAAACACACCGATATAAAAAATCCTGAAATAGATGATAAAGTAAAGGCTAATATCGAAATGTACAAAGATATTTTGGCAAAGGAATAA
- a CDS encoding DUF6929 family protein, producing the protein MDQLKLELLFQIIGIGSASGLVYKDNALWIIGDNSGFLYEYHMDSKDLNRHPLIENPSENILKKDKPDFEAITHFGEDLYIFGSGSTEKRNKMVQINVADKKIITTNDLGDLYAVMQSFGKIKPEDFNLEGAIYNGKSWYLLNRGNGSATKNVLFTIEGENLTDQFSVLSNDYKLPKIKGVRTSFTDAVLVDNTIYFLATAEDTVSTYEDGEVLGSIIGSIDLKTMKIKFTKKISDSHKFEGLTLYSQSSEKIEFLLCEDKDTEVLETDIYKLSIDLN; encoded by the coding sequence ATGGATCAATTAAAACTAGAATTATTATTTCAAATCATCGGCATTGGTTCCGCCTCCGGACTCGTTTACAAAGACAATGCACTATGGATTATCGGTGACAATAGTGGCTTTCTTTATGAATATCATATGGATTCCAAAGATTTAAATCGGCATCCGTTAATCGAAAATCCATCTGAAAATATTCTTAAAAAAGATAAACCTGATTTTGAGGCCATTACCCATTTTGGCGAAGACCTTTATATTTTCGGTTCTGGTTCTACCGAAAAAAGAAACAAAATGGTTCAGATAAATGTGGCAGATAAAAAAATAATAACCACTAATGATCTTGGTGATCTATATGCCGTAATGCAAAGTTTTGGAAAAATAAAACCCGAAGATTTTAACCTCGAAGGCGCCATTTACAATGGTAAAAGTTGGTACTTACTAAATCGCGGCAACGGAAGCGCTACTAAAAATGTGCTGTTTACTATTGAAGGTGAAAATTTAACTGATCAATTTTCCGTTCTTTCAAACGACTATAAACTTCCTAAAATCAAAGGAGTTCGTACCAGCTTTACAGATGCAGTTCTGGTCGACAATACCATTTATTTTTTGGCCACAGCCGAAGACACCGTATCTACTTATGAGGATGGTGAAGTATTGGGGAGCATCATTGGAAGCATTGACTTGAAAACTATGAAAATAAAGTTTACAAAAAAAATAAGTGATAGCCACAAATTTGAAGGCTTAACATTGTATAGCCAATCTAGCGAAAAAATTGAATTTTTACTCTGCGAAGATAAAGACACGGAAGTTCTAGAAACTGATATCTATAAATTAAGCATTGACCTCAACTAA
- a CDS encoding peptidase M61, translating to MKRIFFALAFASFFWSCKTAGVAIFTKPVIENVAVAINLNDVNDDKVLVTITAPKISTDEVTYSIPKIVPGTYSIDNYGKFIEDFKAFDNKGTALTIAKTDDNTWSIKNAKTVAKVTYLVNDTFDTEKGSGFGNSDIFSPAGTNIDAGKNFMLNMHGFVGFFQDKKDLPYNVSISHPATLWGATSMTDRDVSDTNDLFTTTRYAELVENPIMYAKPDYTTFTIDGMEILIGVYSPTGKVTAESITSEMKTMMTAQKNFLGKINATKKYSVLLYLSTMTDTDAKGFGALEHPTATTVVLPEMMPKSELVKSMVDVVSHEFFHIVTPLSIHSKEIHDFDYNAPKMSEHLWMYEGVTEYFANLFQINQGLITEEDFLNRMSEKIANANAMNDTMPFTTMSANVLNEPYKAQYLNVYEKGALIGMCLDIIIREKSNGERGILDLMQKLSNEYGPSKPFNDNELFAKITSFTYPEVGTFLETYVSGPTPIPYDTFLAKVGITKSLKKVPTNVFLKGQVPYITVNQQTKEIIVIPNSELNDFYKNLDLKGGDIIVAINEKSFSLENIYEMISVSETWKENDPIAIKIKRNGKEQIIKGKVKLPYEEKEGLNTTDSSKKALKEAWLKG from the coding sequence ATGAAAAGAATATTTTTCGCATTAGCTTTTGCTTCCTTTTTCTGGAGCTGTAAAACTGCTGGAGTAGCTATCTTTACCAAGCCAGTTATTGAAAACGTAGCAGTTGCAATCAATCTAAATGATGTAAATGATGACAAAGTCTTAGTTACTATTACCGCACCCAAAATCAGTACGGACGAAGTAACCTATAGTATTCCTAAAATTGTACCGGGAACCTATTCTATTGACAATTACGGCAAGTTTATTGAAGATTTTAAAGCATTCGATAACAAAGGAACTGCTTTAACAATTGCGAAAACTGATGATAATACATGGTCGATCAAAAATGCAAAAACGGTGGCAAAAGTAACCTATTTAGTTAATGACACTTTTGATACTGAGAAAGGAAGTGGTTTTGGAAATAGCGATATTTTCTCGCCTGCTGGTACAAATATCGACGCTGGGAAAAACTTCATGCTCAACATGCATGGTTTTGTAGGTTTTTTTCAAGACAAAAAAGATTTACCTTATAATGTGAGCATTTCGCATCCAGCAACGCTTTGGGGAGCAACATCAATGACTGATCGTGACGTTAGCGACACAAATGACTTGTTTACAACCACGCGGTATGCGGAGTTAGTGGAGAATCCTATTATGTACGCTAAACCGGATTACACCACATTTACAATTGATGGTATGGAAATTCTAATTGGCGTGTATTCACCAACTGGAAAAGTAACAGCTGAAAGCATTACTTCAGAAATGAAAACGATGATGACCGCGCAAAAGAATTTTCTAGGAAAAATAAACGCAACAAAAAAATACAGTGTTTTACTTTATTTATCAACAATGACAGATACTGATGCAAAAGGATTTGGTGCTTTAGAACATCCTACAGCAACCACCGTTGTTCTACCTGAAATGATGCCAAAATCTGAATTAGTAAAATCAATGGTCGACGTAGTTTCACATGAATTTTTTCATATTGTAACACCATTATCGATTCATTCGAAAGAGATTCATGATTTTGATTACAATGCGCCAAAAATGTCAGAACACTTATGGATGTATGAAGGTGTTACGGAATACTTTGCTAATTTGTTCCAAATCAATCAAGGATTAATTACTGAAGAAGATTTCTTGAACAGAATGTCCGAAAAAATTGCGAACGCTAATGCTATGAATGATACCATGCCTTTTACAACCATGAGTGCAAATGTTTTGAATGAGCCTTACAAAGCGCAATATTTGAACGTTTACGAAAAAGGAGCTCTTATTGGAATGTGTCTGGATATCATTATCAGAGAAAAAAGTAATGGCGAAAGAGGAATTCTTGATTTAATGCAGAAATTATCAAATGAATATGGACCTTCAAAACCTTTTAATGATAATGAGCTTTTTGCAAAAATAACTTCGTTCACGTATCCTGAAGTAGGAACTTTTTTAGAAACGTATGTTTCTGGACCAACACCTATTCCTTATGATACTTTTCTAGCTAAAGTAGGAATTACAAAGTCATTGAAAAAAGTACCAACAAATGTTTTCCTAAAAGGACAGGTTCCGTATATCACCGTGAATCAGCAAACCAAAGAGATCATTGTAATTCCAAATAGTGAGTTAAACGATTTTTATAAAAATTTAGATTTAAAAGGAGGCGATATTATAGTCGCAATAAACGAAAAATCCTTTTCACTTGAGAATATTTACGAAATGATAAGTGTTAGCGAAACGTGGAAAGAAAATGATCCAATTGCCATCAAAATAAAAAGAAACGGCAAAGAACAAATAATCAAAGGAAAAGTAAAACTTCCTTATGAAGAAAAGGAAGGACTTAATACGACCGACTCTTCAAAAAAAGCATTGAAAGAAGCTTGGTTAAAAGGATAA
- a CDS encoding DUF4369 domain-containing protein produces the protein MKKSIIAIVTLLLLVACDKNETKGNLHITGNIKGLKKGTLYIQRLVDTAFVAMDTIIIEGSSTFTSNLDLKSPEMLYLFLDRGTSNSLDNNIPFFAEPGNISIETTLENYLSNAKITGSKNHEIYEEYRKINSTFTDKNLSNIEQKFSALKNQNAKKVDSINVAQDANVKRKYLFAANFALNNRDYEVAPYIALSDIYDINIKYLDTIQKAMSPKVAQSLYGKKLTEYVTAAKKEN, from the coding sequence ATGAAAAAATCAATTATTGCAATTGTTACACTTCTTTTATTAGTTGCCTGCGACAAAAATGAAACTAAAGGCAATCTTCATATTACCGGAAATATCAAAGGATTAAAAAAAGGAACTTTATATATACAACGACTTGTGGACACTGCATTTGTAGCGATGGATACCATTATAATTGAAGGAAGTTCAACTTTCACTAGTAATTTAGATCTTAAATCACCTGAAATGCTTTACTTATTCCTAGATCGTGGGACAAGTAATTCATTAGACAATAATATACCTTTTTTTGCCGAACCTGGGAATATAAGTATCGAAACGACACTCGAAAATTATTTATCTAATGCTAAAATTACGGGTTCAAAGAACCACGAAATATACGAAGAGTACAGAAAAATAAATAGCACTTTTACAGACAAAAATCTTTCTAACATAGAGCAAAAATTCAGTGCTTTAAAAAATCAAAACGCAAAAAAAGTAGATAGTATCAACGTCGCACAAGATGCTAATGTAAAAAGAAAGTACTTATTTGCAGCTAACTTTGCTTTGAACAATAGAGATTATGAGGTTGCTCCTTACATTGCGTTATCTGACATCTATGACATTAATATAAAATATTTAGACACGATTCAAAAAGCGATGTCTCCAAAAGTAGCGCAATCACTTTACGGAAAAAAACTAACGGAATATGTTACGGCTGCTAAAAAAGAAAATTAA
- a CDS encoding peptidoglycan-binding protein LysM encodes MIKKWYFYSSLTVITVFLSLGFKPANVETNPWFLINEEDGTHYLFPSQEVEEYANLSIPFTGNFFVGFREAVGFRESQSKYKKINSLGYIGKYQFGIETLKSVGIHDKDAFLNSPELQEKAFIALLAKNKWELRKEIEKYDGKVINGLHVTESGILAAAHLGGAGSVKKFFRYKGKRNFKDAYGSSIRSYMKMFGGYDTSFIVANINAKARTI; translated from the coding sequence ATGATAAAGAAATGGTATTTTTATTCAAGTCTAACTGTAATTACAGTTTTTTTAAGCTTAGGTTTTAAACCTGCAAATGTCGAAACCAACCCCTGGTTTCTTATTAATGAAGAAGATGGTACACACTACTTATTTCCATCTCAAGAAGTAGAAGAATACGCTAATTTGAGCATCCCTTTTACTGGAAATTTCTTTGTTGGTTTTAGAGAAGCAGTTGGCTTCCGAGAATCACAAAGTAAATACAAAAAAATTAATTCTTTAGGTTATATAGGTAAATACCAGTTTGGTATTGAAACCTTAAAATCTGTTGGCATACATGATAAAGATGCCTTTTTGAACAGTCCAGAATTGCAAGAAAAAGCTTTTATAGCACTTTTAGCAAAGAATAAATGGGAATTAAGAAAAGAAATTGAAAAATACGACGGTAAAGTAATCAATGGTCTTCATGTTACCGAATCTGGTATTTTAGCAGCTGCTCATCTTGGAGGAGCTGGATCTGTAAAGAAATTTTTTAGATATAAAGGAAAACGCAATTTTAAAGATGCGTACGGAAGCTCCATAAGAAGCTATATGAAAATGTTTGGTGGTTACGATACATCGTTTATCGTAGCAAATATAAATGCAAAAGCAAGAACTATATAA